In one Gammaproteobacteria bacterium genomic region, the following are encoded:
- the hisB gene encoding imidazoleglycerol-phosphate dehydratase HisB has product MARTASVKRNTLETQVAVSINLDGSGKASLDTGVAFLEHMLDQIARHGMLDLEIIATGDLHIDAHHTVEDIGITLGQAFAKAVGDKRGIRRYGHAYCPLDEALSRVVIDFSGRPGLEYHVAFTRASIGGFDTELFYEFFQGFVNHAGVTLHIDTLRGRNAHHIAETIFKAFGRALRNAVELDERLGDQMPSTKGSL; this is encoded by the coding sequence ATGGCACGTACAGCCAGTGTAAAACGCAATACCTTGGAGACCCAGGTTGCGGTGAGTATCAACCTAGATGGCAGCGGAAAAGCCAGCCTAGATACCGGTGTTGCATTTTTGGAACATATGCTTGATCAAATTGCACGCCACGGCATGCTCGACCTTGAGATCATCGCAACAGGTGACCTGCATATCGACGCACACCACACCGTAGAGGATATCGGTATTACACTGGGCCAGGCTTTTGCTAAAGCGGTGGGTGACAAACGTGGTATCCGTCGTTACGGGCACGCCTATTGCCCCCTTGATGAAGCACTATCCCGAGTAGTGATCGACTTCTCTGGTCGCCCGGGCCTGGAGTACCATGTGGCGTTTACCCGCGCCTCAATTGGTGGCTTTGATACCGAGCTGTTCTACGAGTTTTTTCAGGGCTTTGTTAACCATGCAGGTGTAACACTGCACATCGACACCTTGCGTGGGCGCAATGCACACCATATTGCAGAAACTATCTTCAAAGCCTTTGGTCGCGCACTACGTAATGCAGTGGAGCTTGATGAGCGCCTAGGTGATCAGATGCCCTCCACCAAGGGCTCCTTGTAA
- the hisF gene encoding imidazole glycerol phosphate synthase subunit HisF produces MGLAKRIIPCLDVDNGRVVKGVQFVDIRDAGDPVEVARRYDEQGADELVFLDITATAHDRDTIVHVVEEVASQVFIPLTVGGGIRSNDDIRIMLNAGADKVAINSAAVSRPEFVREAAERFGSQCIVVAIDAKCVSSKGEAPHWEIFTHGGRKPTGIDAVSWAKRMTDYGAGEILLTSMDRDGTKNGFDLALVRAVSDAVPVPVIASGGVGKLEHLADGVIKGGAEAVLAASIFHFGEYSVEQAKQCMAAQGIEVRL; encoded by the coding sequence ATGGGTCTAGCAAAACGAATCATCCCCTGCCTTGATGTGGATAATGGCCGCGTTGTCAAAGGCGTGCAGTTTGTAGATATTCGTGATGCGGGTGATCCGGTAGAGGTTGCGCGTCGCTACGATGAGCAAGGGGCTGATGAGCTGGTGTTCCTTGATATAACCGCCACCGCCCACGATCGGGATACTATCGTGCATGTGGTCGAAGAGGTCGCAAGTCAGGTGTTTATTCCGCTTACAGTGGGGGGTGGGATACGCAGTAACGATGATATTCGTATCATGTTAAACGCCGGTGCCGATAAAGTAGCCATCAATAGCGCAGCCGTGTCTCGCCCAGAATTTGTGCGCGAGGCGGCGGAGCGCTTTGGCAGTCAGTGTATTGTGGTCGCCATTGATGCCAAATGCGTCTCCTCCAAGGGTGAAGCGCCACACTGGGAAATATTTACCCACGGCGGGCGCAAGCCCACCGGCATCGATGCCGTTAGCTGGGCAAAACGCATGACTGACTACGGTGCGGGTGAAATATTACTCACCAGCATGGATCGCGATGGCACCAAAAATGGCTTTGACCTTGCACTGGTTCGCGCAGTGAGTGACGCTGTCCCCGTGCCTGTTATCGCCTCAGGGGGTGTCGGCAAGCTGGAGCATCTGGCCGATGGTGTTATCAAGGGTGGGGCAGAGGCCGTACTGGCGGCCAGTATTTTTCATTTTGGAGAATACAGCGTCGAACAAGCGAAACAGTGTATGGCGGCACAAGGTATTGAGGTGCGTCTTTAA
- the hisA gene encoding 1-(5-phosphoribosyl)-5-[(5-phosphoribosylamino)methylideneamino]imidazole-4-carboxamide isomerase, with translation MLLIPAIDLKEGKCVRLRQGRMEDDTVFSDDPVAMAARWVEAGARRLHLVDLDGAFAGRPVNAEVIHRISKEFPDLPIQIGGGIRSKSTVQSYLDAGVQFAIIGTKAVNEPDFVGDLCLEFPGHIIVGLDAKDGKVAIDGWSKLSKHDVIDMAKHFENDGVEAIIYTDISRDGMMQGVNVEATVKLAQAVNIPIIASGGITNIDDIRALSEVADEGISGAITGRAIYEGGLDFAEGQTLADKLCSR, from the coding sequence ATGTTGTTAATACCTGCGATTGATCTTAAAGAGGGAAAGTGTGTTCGGCTCCGTCAGGGACGTATGGAGGATGACACTGTTTTTTCAGACGATCCGGTGGCCATGGCAGCTCGTTGGGTTGAGGCAGGTGCACGGCGTTTGCATCTGGTGGATCTGGACGGTGCCTTTGCTGGGCGACCGGTTAATGCTGAGGTGATTCACCGCATCAGCAAAGAGTTTCCTGATCTGCCTATTCAGATTGGTGGCGGCATTCGCAGCAAAAGTACCGTGCAGTCATACCTGGATGCGGGTGTGCAGTTTGCCATTATTGGCACCAAAGCAGTCAATGAACCTGACTTTGTGGGTGATTTGTGTCTTGAATTTCCGGGACATATCATCGTTGGTCTGGATGCCAAGGATGGCAAAGTGGCCATTGATGGTTGGTCAAAACTTTCCAAGCACGATGTTATTGATATGGCAAAACACTTTGAAAATGATGGTGTTGAAGCAATCATATATACCGACATCAGCCGTGATGGAATGATGCAGGGGGTTAACGTGGAAGCAACCGTTAAGTTGGCACAAGCGGTCAATATCCCCATTATCGCCTCCGGTGGTATTACCAATATTGATGATATTCGTGCCCTGAGTGAGGTCGCGGACGAGGGGATTTCAGGTGCAATAACCGGTCGTGCCATCTACGAAGGAGGCCTCGACTTTGCCGAAGGGCAAACGCTAGCTGACAAGCTTTGTAGCCGGTAA
- a CDS encoding HDOD domain-containing protein: protein MYDLEALISRTTTLATPPSTYYQLNNAINNPNSSLKDISNIINQDASLTAQLLRIANSAFFSFPAEITTVAQAITIVGIQQLRELTLACAMLRAFPSIPNDDFNINGFWQHSLGVAVASRVIATLRKESNIERYYVLGLLHDIGRIVICLGDPGEARKLLQTAHQSKRLLHQTELAMWQIDHGEIGARFLAHWHLPPSIHQPIHHHHHPESAEHYQDECATLHMADIIAHALQLGNSGEKRIAPLSDMAWQRLGITLEQLPEMTEQVKMQYNESIKLFKSTLHS from the coding sequence ATGTATGATCTTGAGGCGCTTATTTCCCGCACCACTACACTGGCCACACCGCCCTCGACATATTATCAACTGAACAACGCGATCAATAACCCCAACTCAAGCCTGAAGGATATTAGCAACATTATAAATCAGGATGCCTCGCTCACTGCCCAGTTATTACGCATTGCCAATAGTGCCTTTTTCAGTTTTCCGGCAGAAATCACCACCGTAGCGCAAGCCATTACTATTGTTGGAATACAACAGTTACGCGAGCTCACCTTAGCCTGCGCTATGCTCAGGGCATTTCCATCCATCCCCAACGACGACTTCAACATAAACGGTTTTTGGCAGCACAGCCTGGGTGTTGCCGTGGCTTCGCGCGTGATTGCCACCCTACGAAAAGAGTCTAATATTGAGCGTTATTATGTGCTGGGTCTTTTACATGACATTGGCCGCATTGTCATCTGCCTGGGCGACCCTGGTGAGGCTCGTAAACTCCTGCAAACGGCTCATCAATCCAAACGACTACTGCACCAAACGGAGCTTGCCATGTGGCAGATTGACCACGGTGAAATTGGTGCCCGTTTTTTAGCACACTGGCACCTTCCCCCCTCGATTCATCAACCCATTCACCACCACCATCACCCTGAAAGTGCAGAGCACTATCAAGATGAGTGTGCCACACTTCATATGGCAGACATCATTGCCCACGCACTGCAACTGGGAAACAGCGGCGAAAAACGCATTGCGCCACTCTCTGATATGGCCTGGCAGCGGCTTGGGATCACCTTGGAACAACTGCCAGAAATGACAGAACAGGTCAAAATGCAGTACAACGAATCAATCAAACTATTTAAGAGCACTCTGCACTCGTGA
- the hisC gene encoding histidinol-phosphate transaminase, with amino-acid sequence MNSIDNRMKRWIRPEIRALHAYPVPDASGMIKLDAMENPYRWPASMREEWQKLLGATDVNRYPDSGAKALSLRLKQALEVPDGMDIVLGNGSDEIIQMLAMAVAAPGRAIMAPEPGFVMYKMIAGFVAMDYIGVPLKQDFSLDMPAMLAAIEAQQPALIFLAYPNNPTGNMFSEQQVKAIIEAADGLVIVDEAYHAFADHSFMGALGNYPNLLVMRTLSKLGLAGLRLGLLVGPPAWLAEIDKVRLPYNINVLTQVSADFALQHADVFAKQTAAIRADRTLLMVALEEIALLEVFPSAANFILFRVPEGRGNDIFDKLKQSGILIKNLTPQGGLLQDCLRVTVGTPEENQAFIKALTTLL; translated from the coding sequence ATGAACTCGATAGATAACCGTATGAAGCGCTGGATTCGCCCTGAAATTCGCGCCCTTCACGCCTACCCTGTACCTGATGCCAGCGGCATGATAAAACTGGATGCTATGGAAAACCCCTACAGATGGCCAGCATCGATGCGAGAAGAGTGGCAGAAGCTGCTGGGCGCTACCGATGTGAATCGCTATCCTGATTCGGGCGCAAAAGCGTTAAGTTTGCGCCTTAAGCAAGCGCTTGAGGTACCCGACGGAATGGATATCGTGCTGGGTAACGGCTCGGATGAAATCATTCAGATGCTCGCCATGGCCGTGGCTGCACCTGGGCGCGCTATTATGGCACCTGAGCCTGGGTTTGTGATGTATAAAATGATCGCCGGGTTTGTGGCGATGGACTATATTGGTGTGCCACTAAAGCAGGACTTCTCGCTGGATATGCCCGCCATGCTCGCGGCAATTGAAGCGCAGCAACCGGCACTGATTTTCTTAGCCTACCCAAACAACCCAACCGGCAACATGTTTTCTGAGCAGCAAGTGAAGGCAATTATTGAGGCCGCCGATGGCTTGGTTATTGTCGATGAGGCCTACCACGCCTTTGCCGATCACAGCTTCATGGGAGCGCTGGGCAACTATCCGAACCTGTTAGTGATGCGTACTCTATCCAAGTTAGGTCTGGCGGGTTTGCGCCTGGGCCTGCTGGTCGGGCCGCCTGCCTGGCTGGCTGAAATCGATAAGGTACGTCTTCCGTACAACATCAATGTACTCACCCAGGTCAGCGCCGACTTTGCACTTCAGCATGCCGATGTTTTTGCAAAACAGACTGCCGCCATTCGCGCTGATCGAACTCTGCTGATGGTAGCACTTGAAGAGATTGCACTGCTGGAGGTTTTTCCCAGTGCCGCCAATTTCATCCTGTTTCGCGTACCCGAAGGGCGGGGCAACGATATTTTTGATAAGCTCAAACAGTCGGGCATCTTGATTAAAAACTTAACGCCCCAAGGTGGCTTGCTGCAAGACTGCCTGCGGGTGACCGTAGGCACACCTGAAGAGAATCAAGCCTTTATCAAAGCACTCACTACACTGCTTTAG
- the hisD gene encoding histidinol dehydrogenase, protein MVNIKRLNASDEKFAEQLEALLAWESVSDDAVFNVVKGIIQSVRHRGDEAVVEFTNRFDRMSVDSMTELEIPLSQAVAALENIPQEQLAALKLSAQRIREYHQRQKQASWSYTEADGTMLGQQVTPLDRVGLYVPGGKAAYPSSVLMNAIPAKVAGVEELIMVVPTPDGVVNELVLAAAAISNVDRIFSIGGAQAIAALAYGTETIPKVDKVVGPGNIYVATAKGMVFGAVGIDMIAGPSEILVVCDGQTDPDWIAMDLFSQAEHDEDAQSILVSPDAGFLDKVQASINRLLPTMERKEIISTSLTARGALIHVADMQQAMLVTNTIAPEHLELSVADPEALLPEIRHAGAIFMGRYTAEALGDYCAGPNHVLPTSRTARFSSALGVYDFQKRSSLIMCSAEGASELGRTASVFARGEGLTAHAQSAEFRIKQ, encoded by the coding sequence ATGGTTAATATCAAACGTCTAAATGCCTCCGATGAAAAATTTGCCGAGCAACTAGAGGCACTTTTGGCGTGGGAGTCCGTATCAGATGATGCGGTTTTCAATGTGGTTAAGGGTATTATTCAAAGTGTTCGCCATCGTGGTGATGAGGCAGTAGTTGAGTTTACCAACCGTTTCGATCGAATGAGTGTCGATTCGATGACAGAGTTGGAAATACCGCTCTCACAAGCCGTAGCCGCCCTAGAGAATATTCCTCAAGAGCAGCTGGCAGCACTGAAATTATCGGCGCAGCGAATTCGCGAGTATCATCAGCGCCAGAAACAGGCCTCCTGGTCATACACCGAGGCGGATGGCACCATGTTGGGCCAACAGGTCACACCATTAGATCGCGTCGGCCTCTATGTGCCGGGTGGCAAAGCGGCGTACCCCTCGTCCGTATTAATGAATGCGATTCCAGCTAAAGTGGCGGGCGTTGAAGAGCTGATTATGGTGGTGCCAACACCTGATGGCGTAGTGAATGAGCTGGTTTTGGCCGCTGCCGCCATCTCTAATGTTGACCGTATCTTTTCGATTGGTGGTGCACAGGCGATTGCCGCACTCGCCTACGGTACCGAGACAATACCCAAAGTGGATAAAGTGGTGGGGCCCGGTAATATCTATGTGGCAACCGCCAAGGGAATGGTATTTGGAGCCGTGGGTATCGACATGATTGCCGGGCCTTCAGAAATACTAGTGGTGTGTGATGGTCAGACTGATCCAGATTGGATAGCAATGGATCTCTTCTCCCAAGCTGAGCATGATGAAGATGCTCAATCGATTCTTGTTTCACCCGATGCCGGTTTTCTTGATAAGGTGCAAGCGAGCATAAACAGACTGTTACCCACCATGGAACGTAAAGAAATTATTAGCACCTCACTGACAGCGCGTGGCGCACTCATCCATGTCGCCGATATGCAACAAGCGATGTTGGTAACCAATACCATTGCACCAGAGCATTTGGAGCTTTCAGTTGCCGACCCAGAGGCGCTTCTACCCGAAATTCGCCATGCGGGTGCTATTTTTATGGGGCGATACACAGCGGAGGCTTTGGGTGACTACTGTGCAGGCCCCAACCATGTGCTGCCAACCTCACGTACCGCACGTTTTAGCTCAGCACTTGGGGTCTATGACTTTCAGAAACGCTCAAGCTTAATTATGTGCTCTGCTGAGGGAGCCTCAGAGCTGGGAAGAACTGCGTCGGTATTTGCACGTGGTGAAGGGCTTACCGCTCACGCCCAGTCTGCCGAGTTTCGTATTAAGCAGTGA
- a CDS encoding phosphoribosyl-ATP diphosphatase — MSEQTLIQLAQVLEQRKQQSADDSYVASLYHKGLDAILKKIGEEATETVMAAKDGENDKIVYEVADLWFHTMVLLAHKGLGPDDVLNELERRFGLSGHAEKVARKDK; from the coding sequence ATGAGCGAACAGACCTTAATTCAGTTAGCGCAGGTACTGGAGCAGCGCAAGCAGCAAAGTGCCGATGACTCCTACGTTGCAAGTCTCTATCATAAAGGGTTGGATGCTATCCTTAAAAAAATAGGCGAAGAGGCAACAGAAACCGTGATGGCGGCCAAAGACGGTGAAAATGATAAAATTGTCTACGAAGTAGCAGATCTCTGGTTTCACACCATGGTATTGTTAGCCCATAAGGGGTTGGGGCCTGATGATGTGTTAAATGAGCTTGAACGGCGCTTTGGCCTCTCTGGCCACGCCGAAAAAGTAGCCAGAAAGGATAAATAA
- a CDS encoding histidine triad nucleotide-binding protein — protein sequence MSDCVFCKIVAGDIPANIVYEDDKVLVFKDINPRTQVHLLTIPKQHIESLAEIDDSHDPLMAHMIKIQQSLAKKQGLESGFRTIINTGKGGGQEVFHLHIHLLGGNNLPTFTKE from the coding sequence ATGAGTGACTGTGTTTTTTGCAAAATTGTGGCGGGTGATATTCCAGCCAACATTGTATATGAAGATGACAAGGTTCTGGTTTTTAAAGATATTAACCCCCGCACCCAGGTGCACTTGCTGACTATTCCTAAACAACACATAGAAAGTTTGGCCGAGATCGATGATAGCCACGACCCATTAATGGCGCACATGATCAAGATTCAGCAGTCGCTGGCCAAAAAACAGGGGCTTGAAAGCGGCTTCCGCACTATCATCAATACAGGAAAAGGTGGCGGACAAGAGGTCTTCCACCTACATATACATCTACTGGGTGGCAATAATCTACCCACGTTCACGAAAGAGTGA
- the hisH gene encoding imidazole glycerol phosphate synthase subunit HisH produces MKTVAVIDYGMGNLHSVAKALEKVATDTRVVVTSDAETIVKADRVVLPGVGAIRDCMAEIKRLGIDQVVSEVAASKPLLAVCVGMQALLSHSAENGGTDGLNILPGEIRFFADTFSGKAEYAPLKVPHMGWNQVHQKALSHPMWEKISQDSRFYFVHSYYAPAAEVAACSATTEYGVQIASALHHENIFATQFHPEKSANDGLQLYANFLNWDV; encoded by the coding sequence ATGAAAACAGTGGCTGTTATCGATTATGGAATGGGCAACCTCCACTCGGTTGCCAAGGCGTTAGAGAAAGTGGCAACGGATACCCGGGTGGTCGTGACATCAGACGCTGAGACAATTGTTAAAGCAGACCGCGTGGTGCTTCCGGGAGTGGGTGCTATTCGTGACTGCATGGCCGAAATAAAACGCCTGGGAATCGATCAAGTGGTGAGCGAAGTAGCGGCTAGCAAGCCGTTGCTGGCTGTCTGTGTCGGTATGCAGGCACTGCTGTCACACAGCGCAGAAAATGGTGGCACAGACGGCTTAAACATCCTGCCGGGGGAGATTCGTTTTTTTGCAGATACTTTTTCAGGAAAAGCTGAATACGCTCCGCTGAAAGTGCCCCACATGGGGTGGAATCAGGTTCATCAAAAGGCCCTCTCTCATCCCATGTGGGAGAAAATATCACAGGATAGCCGTTTCTATTTTGTGCACAGTTATTATGCGCCGGCCGCAGAAGTTGCAGCCTGTTCAGCCACAACCGAATACGGTGTTCAGATCGCCTCTGCACTCCATCATGAAAATATCTTTGCGACCCAGTTTCATCCCGAAAAAAGTGCCAATGACGGTTTGCAGTTATACGCAAATTTCCTGAATTGGGATGTGTAA
- the tatC gene encoding twin-arginine translocase subunit TatC, with translation MSDAPVHPQQSLIQHLSELRNRLIISVVAILIALVAIYPFANELYNFVAQPLLKHLPTDTSMIATQVSSPFMAPFKLSLVAAIFAAIPVVLYQLWGFIAPGLYKHERRLVFPLLFMSVTLFYLGALFAYYAVFPLVFGFFTAMAPEGVTVMTDISSYLDFILKMFFAFGVVFEVPVLTIILVRSGITTPQKLLAKRPYVIVGAFALGMLLTPPDIFSQTLLAVPMWLLFELGVLLSRLEMFGGKPEVATSTDTHRD, from the coding sequence ATGAGTGATGCACCGGTTCACCCCCAGCAATCGCTTATACAGCACCTCAGTGAGTTGCGTAATCGACTCATTATCTCTGTGGTGGCGATCCTCATCGCACTGGTAGCTATCTACCCCTTTGCCAACGAACTCTACAACTTTGTCGCGCAGCCGCTGTTAAAACATCTTCCCACAGACACTAGCATGATTGCCACTCAGGTATCATCACCCTTCATGGCACCCTTCAAGCTATCACTGGTTGCCGCCATCTTTGCCGCCATCCCCGTGGTGCTGTACCAACTGTGGGGCTTTATCGCGCCAGGGCTTTACAAACATGAACGTCGCCTGGTTTTCCCCCTGCTGTTTATGAGCGTCACCCTTTTTTATCTGGGTGCCTTATTCGCCTACTATGCTGTTTTTCCGCTGGTTTTTGGTTTTTTCACTGCAATGGCACCCGAAGGGGTCACGGTGATGACCGATATCTCGAGCTATCTCGACTTTATACTCAAAATGTTCTTCGCCTTTGGTGTGGTATTTGAAGTGCCAGTATTGACCATTATTTTAGTGCGCAGTGGCATCACTACACCGCAAAAACTACTGGCGAAAAGACCCTATGTCATTGTAGGCGCGTTTGCTTTGGGCATGTTGCTGACTCCACCAGATATCTTCTCACAAACACTGCTGGCCGTACCCATGTGGCTACTGTTCGAACTGGGTGTGTTGCTGAGTCGGTTGGAGATGTTCGGAGGCAAGCCAGAAGTCGCCACATCTACTGACACGCATAGGGATTAA
- a CDS encoding bifunctional diguanylate cyclase/phosphodiesterase, giving the protein MKPSTTIPDDDLQQWHELTLELLTSLNGMYGSSSQSRDVGAIFATSLSYIQRTINFKSLAILTIDEADASFNLTHWKPDEHYEPLQQQVDRLIESGQFAWAIQQNRPVTMESKEKDKPVILHVLTTKTRVRGMFIGVSEVPFDQLSATRLSLLSVILHNCASALESSALYNLIQQQNRTLTNAIDQRTQELEYRLGHDPLTGLANRMLFQDRVEQAISNAHRHKTKLAILLLDIDLFSRINESMGHSAGDELLKAVANRLNNTLRNSDSIGRPADDKNNISISRLGGDEFSLLIIDLEDVDNIINIIRRIFEVISTPFSLQGQEVLITLSIGISLFPTDSEETATLLQKADVAMHHAKEEGRNNYQFYSEEINCISYQHLVIESQLRHAIENHEFKLFYQPKIDVKTQTITGAEALIRWIKSDGSIVPPNDFISIAEHSGQIIQIGEWVLQEACRQAKEWLDLGLEQKIAVNISAQQFKDSLLIEKIKNALSQSQLPPALLELEITESTIMQNSTRCIDTLQAIHQLGITLSIDDFGVGYSSLSYLKRFPIDTLKIDRSFVKDIEHDKSDAAIVTAIIALAHSLHLNVVAEGVEEAVQARFLCTLHCEMIQGFLYSKPVPADEYLALLNIPIKKH; this is encoded by the coding sequence GTGAAACCCTCAACCACAATCCCAGATGATGACCTGCAACAGTGGCACGAGCTGACACTGGAGCTGCTAACCTCCCTAAACGGCATGTACGGTTCATCCAGTCAGAGCCGGGATGTCGGTGCGATATTCGCCACCAGCCTGAGTTACATACAACGCACAATCAATTTTAAAAGCCTGGCCATTCTCACCATTGATGAAGCGGATGCCTCATTCAATCTCACTCACTGGAAGCCTGATGAGCATTACGAGCCGCTGCAACAGCAGGTTGATAGATTAATTGAAAGCGGCCAGTTTGCCTGGGCCATCCAGCAAAACCGCCCGGTCACCATGGAGTCTAAAGAAAAGGATAAACCGGTTATTCTGCACGTTCTCACCACAAAAACCCGGGTGCGGGGTATGTTTATCGGTGTGAGCGAAGTACCCTTTGATCAACTCTCTGCCACTCGTCTAAGCCTGCTCTCTGTTATTCTGCACAACTGCGCCTCAGCACTAGAAAGTTCAGCACTGTACAACCTAATTCAACAGCAAAATCGCACCCTGACGAATGCGATTGACCAGCGCACTCAAGAGCTCGAATACCGGCTTGGCCACGACCCGCTTACCGGCCTGGCAAATCGAATGCTGTTTCAAGATCGCGTGGAACAAGCGATCAGTAATGCCCACCGTCACAAAACCAAGCTGGCGATTTTACTGCTCGATATCGACCTGTTTAGCCGAATCAATGAGAGCATGGGGCACAGTGCCGGTGATGAACTATTAAAAGCCGTTGCCAACCGGCTCAACAATACACTGCGAAACAGCGACTCCATTGGCAGGCCCGCCGATGATAAAAACAACATCAGCATCTCCCGCTTAGGTGGTGATGAGTTCAGCCTACTGATTATCGACCTCGAAGATGTTGACAACATCATCAACATTATTCGAAGAATTTTTGAAGTCATCTCAACACCCTTTTCACTACAGGGCCAAGAGGTACTCATTACGTTAAGCATCGGTATATCACTCTTTCCCACCGATAGTGAAGAGACCGCCACACTATTGCAAAAAGCAGATGTCGCAATGCATCATGCAAAAGAAGAGGGGCGTAACAACTACCAGTTTTACTCTGAAGAGATCAACTGTATCAGCTATCAACACCTGGTCATCGAGAGTCAGTTGCGACATGCCATCGAAAACCATGAATTCAAACTCTTCTACCAACCCAAAATTGATGTAAAAACACAGACGATTACCGGTGCCGAAGCCCTTATCCGCTGGATCAAGAGCGATGGCAGTATCGTCCCGCCGAACGACTTCATTTCGATAGCTGAACACTCAGGCCAGATCATTCAAATTGGTGAGTGGGTACTTCAAGAAGCGTGCAGGCAAGCCAAAGAGTGGTTAGATCTGGGGTTAGAGCAAAAGATTGCCGTCAACATATCTGCTCAGCAATTCAAAGACAGCTTATTGATAGAAAAGATAAAAAATGCGCTCAGCCAAAGCCAGCTGCCACCCGCGTTGCTCGAGCTGGAGATCACCGAAAGTACTATCATGCAAAATAGCACCCGCTGTATCGATACCCTTCAAGCCATTCACCAGCTGGGGATTACACTCTCAATTGATGACTTTGGTGTCGGGTACTCATCACTGAGCTACCTTAAACGCTTCCCCATCGACACACTGAAAATTGACCGCTCTTTCGTAAAAGATATCGAACATGACAAGAGTGATGCCGCCATTGTCACCGCCATTATCGCCCTTGCCCACAGCCTTCACCTCAACGTTGTTGCCGAAGGAGTGGAAGAGGCCGTACAAGCCAGATTCCTTTGCACCCTACACTGTGAAATGATCCAGGGATTCCTCTACAGTAAACCTGTACCGGCTGATGAATATCTTGCGTTGTTAAATATACCGATTAAAAAACACTAA
- the tatA gene encoding Sec-independent protein translocase subunit TatA, translating to MGGISVWQLLILLVIVVLLFGTKKLKNMGKDAGDAVKGFKNAMSDGEKDAAPPQTTPSSVEHQPSADAAAKVVEGETPKKEAERS from the coding sequence ATGGGTGGCATAAGTGTTTGGCAGCTGTTAATTCTGCTAGTGATTGTCGTACTGCTGTTTGGTACCAAAAAACTGAAAAACATGGGTAAAGATGCAGGTGATGCGGTTAAAGGCTTCAAAAACGCAATGAGTGATGGTGAAAAAGATGCCGCCCCACCTCAAACAACCCCCTCTTCAGTAGAGCATCAGCCATCAGCGGATGCCGCTGCAAAAGTGGTCGAGGGCGAAACACCAAAGAAGGAGGCAGAGCGCAGCTAA
- the hisI gene encoding phosphoribosyl-AMP cyclohydrolase gives MNKTEWLDVIKWSGDGLVPVITQEADSGTILMFAWMSREALEMTARIGEAVYWSRSRGKLWHKGERSGHTQKVLDIRLDCDNDVILLKVEQQGVACHTGRHSCFYQQLQNSQWQRVEPVIKNPNEIYGKS, from the coding sequence ATGAATAAAACAGAGTGGCTCGATGTCATTAAATGGAGTGGTGATGGCTTGGTTCCGGTGATTACTCAGGAAGCAGACAGCGGTACGATATTGATGTTTGCGTGGATGAGCCGCGAAGCACTGGAGATGACCGCTCGCATTGGCGAAGCCGTATACTGGTCACGCTCCCGGGGCAAACTCTGGCACAAGGGAGAGCGCTCCGGCCATACCCAAAAGGTGCTGGATATACGTCTCGATTGCGACAACGATGTGATATTGCTAAAAGTTGAACAGCAGGGAGTAGCCTGTCATACCGGGCGACACAGTTGTTTTTACCAGCAGTTACAAAACAGCCAATGGCAGCGTGTTGAGCCGGTTATCAAAAACCCTAACGAAATCTACGGGAAATCATGA